The proteins below come from a single Chitinophaga pinensis DSM 2588 genomic window:
- a CDS encoding FecR family protein has product MNNKDVTEFVIDCLTDTSNKDKQAALNQWLRESEDNRLLYAELKQLWEAAAAVPPVPFDSEQGWNELLLVIAADTPVKRMFPWKTVAAAVLLLLLGTGIWWWQTTAVRWTTYIAHTADRDSLSLPDGSLVYLKPGTSLKYKQPFSDRTVVLLSGEAYFDVMKAAEHIFLVQAGDATVRVLGTAFNVRIEQNRTEVIVFEGKISLQQNGQNLVLSSGDGNKGTADAASGEILHPQGDYSNQCVWATDDLLFENEEAVHVAKVIADYYKIPALKIPENLKHKRITLHLHNTPAEQAMEILATVLDE; this is encoded by the coding sequence ATGAACAACAAGGACGTAACTGAATTTGTCATTGATTGTCTGACAGATACCAGTAACAAGGACAAACAGGCTGCATTAAACCAGTGGTTGCGGGAGTCGGAAGACAACCGCCTGCTGTATGCAGAACTGAAGCAGCTTTGGGAAGCTGCCGCAGCAGTCCCCCCCGTGCCATTTGACAGCGAACAAGGATGGAATGAACTCCTGCTGGTGATAGCAGCAGATACGCCCGTAAAGCGCATGTTCCCCTGGAAAACAGTGGCCGCCGCTGTGTTGCTCCTGCTCCTGGGTACAGGTATCTGGTGGTGGCAGACAACTGCTGTCCGCTGGACCACTTATATCGCTCACACCGCAGACCGGGATAGTCTCTCGTTACCGGATGGTTCACTTGTATATCTCAAACCAGGTACCTCTCTGAAATATAAACAACCCTTTTCTGACCGCACCGTTGTCCTCCTATCAGGCGAAGCATATTTCGATGTAATGAAAGCAGCCGAACATATATTTCTTGTACAGGCAGGAGATGCAACTGTGCGTGTATTAGGTACGGCATTTAATGTGCGAATAGAACAGAATAGAACAGAGGTAATCGTGTTTGAAGGGAAAATAAGTTTACAACAGAACGGGCAAAATCTGGTACTCAGTAGTGGTGATGGAAACAAGGGAACAGCAGATGCTGCAAGTGGCGAAATCCTGCATCCACAGGGTGATTACAGCAACCAGTGTGTATGGGCTACAGATGATTTGTTATTCGAAAATGAAGAAGCGGTACACGTCGCAAAAGTGATCGCAGATTACTATAAAATCCCTGCCTTAAAAATACCTGAAAATCTAAAACATAAACGTATTACCTTACACCTGCATAACACGCCGGCCGAACAAGCTATGGAAATCCTGGCGACCGTTTTAGATGAATAA